The nucleotide window ACAAGCGTTTTTTCGCTCCACTGATGAATCATCGTAAAGTTCAGCATGGCGCCTTTTTTCACGTAAATTTCAGATATGCCAAGGTGCGCTGCGTTGGGAACGCTGGAGTGTTGCAGGCAGCTTGTGATTATGTGGGCTTTTGAGTCTTCTTCGGCTATGATGATGTTGTGCACTCTTTGCTCAAGGTTTTGCTTTGTAATCAGTAGGCACGATTGTAGTGGGAACTCTATTTCTGCGCCTTTTAGGATTCGCATGAAGTAGCCGCCGCTGAAGTCTTGGGCGACTTTTTTTGTGTATTCGTCTTTGTCTTTGTTTACTAATCGCCACCGATAGTCTTCTAGCCACGGGTATTTCTTGAGGGCTGCTTTGGTGTCCATGAGTTCTAGTTTGCCTTCGTAGTACTCGTTGACTTTTGCGGCTACGGTTTCTTGGTTTAGGTGCATGAATGTGGCTGAACGGTTTTTTTCTTGGGTTTCAATGCCAGCTTTTTGTGCTTCCGCGAGGATTTCGTGCGGAATTTTTGTCAGGTCACTCACTTTTCCATCCCTCACGTTCTCTTATTCTGCAGGCGACGCATTCCTCGTATCCTAAACGTTTGATGTCCTCGTAGATGCGCAGTGGCTCTCTGAAGCAGTGGAATTGACCGTTAAGCAGTATGCACCCGTATGAGGCTTTGATGTACTCGAGGATGTCTCCTTTATGCGTTATTAGCAATGCTGCACTGCCCGTGCTCTCAACGTATTTTTGAATTTCAGTGGCAATCATGCGCAAGCTGTCCACGTCAACGCCTGAGTCAGGTTCATCCAACAAGAGCAGTTTAGGTTTGAGGAAAATCAGTTGCAGAATTTCAGAGCGTTTTCTTTCTCCGCCGCTGAAACCAACGTTGACATCTCGGTTTAGAAAATCGGTTAGTCGGAAAGCGTCAATTTGGGCTTTCTCTTGAGGGCTGAATTCGTCAGCGACGGTTTTTCCTAAGCAGAGCTTAAGCAAATCACCCAATTTTATTCCTGTTATCTCTGGGGGCGTTTGGAAGCTGACGATTATGCCAAGTTTAGCTCGTTCATCAACGCTTTTGTTGGTGATGTCAACGCCGCGGAAGCTTATCTTGCCTGAGACCACTTGATAGCCCGGCAACCCCATTAGGGTGCTGATGAGTGTGGTTTTTCCTGAACCGTTAGGTCCAAAGAGGATGTGGCTTGCGCCTTCTTTGAGGCTGAAGGTTAAGCCTTTTAGTATTTTTTTGCCTTCAACTTCAACCGTTAGATTGTTTACTTCAAGAATGTCCATGGTTAGTCAAGGTTAATTATTTTCTATCAAGATAAGCCTTGTGAAAAAACAAGCGCTGGTTTATTTTACTGAAACATAGCTGTTATCTTTAATGTAGAAGCGCCAAGGTTTATTTTTCCACTCGTCTGGGGCATATTCAACCCCTATACGCGTTGCTTCCACAATGTCCTCTTTAGGCACAGGCGGCGCATCCTTGATGTATAGTGGCGAAGCGGTTAGGTCTGTGTTGTTTTGTGCTTTGGAGATGCCCATTGCCATGCATAGCTTGCTTGGACCATTAGTTAAGTTAGTAACGTTACCGTTTGCTAAGGCTCGCCTTTTTATCATAATTTCCTCGCCTACAACTGGCTCAAGCGCTCTCAGTAGGACCGCTTCAGGCTTTCCCGGCACAGCCCCCGCAGTCACGTTAAAGCAAAAGTACAAGCCATAAATGAAGTAAACGTAAGCGTGCCCTTTTGGTCCAAACATAACTTCGTTTCTTGCTGTTCTGCGCCCGCCAGAACTGTGTGCGGCTTGGTCTTCTGGTCCTCGGTACGCTTCCGTCTCAACAATTCTGCCCGCTGTCGTGCCCTCTGCACTTTCATGTACAAGAATTTTGCCAAGCAGGTCTTTTGCTACTGTTATGGTGTCTCGTTGGTAGTATGGTCTTTGCAGGATCATAGCCTTGAATAAGCGTTTATCAGACAAATAAGTTTGTCCTCGCAGAATTTTGCTGTGAAGCGGTTAAAGCTAGTAAGCGTTGAAATGACATTAAGGATATAATCTATGGTGTAGAGATGCTTTATTCAAGAGAGGGGAAGATATGTCTGAGTTTGAGAGAATCGAGAGTAGAGAGCGAAACAGTTACCGAATCGACATTGGCGCTTACGGCAGCATTTGCATCGAAGCCCCAACAAAGGAAGAGTGTTTGGAACTTTTCAAGGAAGTCACCAGCACTAAACGCGAATCGCGCATTGATCGAGCCATAAGATAAATAGGCCGTTTACACCAAGCTATCGTAAGCTAAAAAGGGCATGCCAAGGTAGGGTTTCCGCATAACTTAAAAACTGAATCCTAATACCTATTTTATTATCGCTCGCTTGGTGCAACTCTCTTGGATGTTTTGGTTACTAAAGCCAACGGCTACAAACAACCCTTTGACAAAGGCAAGATAGTGCAGACCTGCTTGCGAATGGGAGCAAGCCCTCAAGTTGCTAATCAAGTAGCGGATATGGTTGAGCGTCGTCTTTATGAGGGCATTTCTACGCGCGAGATTTTGCAGTTGACTTTTAAGTTTATGCGCAAGTACAAACCCGCCGTCAAGCACCTCTTGGATCTTCGAAGGGGCTTAAGCATGATGGAGCCCAAGCCAGAATTTGAACTATACATACAAGCGCTGTTGGCGAACAGCGGCTATGTGGTCGAGCCGAACCTGATTTTGAGAGGCAAGTGTGGAGAGCATGAGGTCGATGCAATCGCCAAAAAGGACGGCGTCACCTACTTTGTTGAGATAAAGCATCATTGCAGCTATCATGCACTAACGGGGTTGGATGAGAGCCGAATCGCTCAAGCAATCCTAGAAGACGCAAACGATGGCTACGCGCTTGGCACGACGAACCTCAAAGTTGACCGCGCCATGATAGTTACCAACACACGGTATTCAGACCATGCAAT belongs to Candidatus Bathyarchaeota archaeon and includes:
- a CDS encoding DNA-3-methyladenine glycosylase — encoded protein: MILQRPYYQRDTITVAKDLLGKILVHESAEGTTAGRIVETEAYRGPEDQAAHSSGGRRTARNEVMFGPKGHAYVYFIYGLYFCFNVTAGAVPGKPEAVLLRALEPVVGEEIMIKRRALANGNVTNLTNGPSKLCMAMGISKAQNNTDLTASPLYIKDAPPVPKEDIVEATRIGVEYAPDEWKNKPWRFYIKDNSYVSVK
- a CDS encoding restriction endonuclease, with protein sequence MDVLVTKANGYKQPFDKGKIVQTCLRMGASPQVANQVADMVERRLYEGISTREILQLTFKFMRKYKPAVKHLLDLRRGLSMMEPKPEFELYIQALLANSGYVVEPNLILRGKCGEHEVDAIAKKDGVTYFVEIKHHCSYHALTGLDESRIAQAILEDANDGYALGTTNLKVDRAMIVTNTRYSDHAIKYGSCKNILQIGWSSPHTLGIRDMVENSTLYPLTCLRGIKYETRMRLVKSGIVLVKQLLDADAHELARKAGLPKEVAFEVIERAHASVNTV
- the sufC gene encoding Fe-S cluster assembly ATPase SufC; its protein translation is MDILEVNNLTVEVEGKKILKGLTFSLKEGASHILFGPNGSGKTTLISTLMGLPGYQVVSGKISFRGVDITNKSVDERAKLGIIVSFQTPPEITGIKLGDLLKLCLGKTVADEFSPQEKAQIDAFRLTDFLNRDVNVGFSGGERKRSEILQLIFLKPKLLLLDEPDSGVDVDSLRMIATEIQKYVESTGSAALLITHKGDILEYIKASYGCILLNGQFHCFREPLRIYEDIKRLGYEECVACRIREREGWKSE